The proteins below are encoded in one region of Anguilla anguilla isolate fAngAng1 chromosome 3, fAngAng1.pri, whole genome shotgun sequence:
- the plcb3 gene encoding 1-phosphatidylinositol 4,5-bisphosphate phosphodiesterase beta-3 produces the protein MAGAKPGVHALQLKPVSVHETLIKGNKFVKWDEEAALVTLRVDPQGFFLYWTGANKEVDILDISLIRDTRTGKFAKLARDPRVRDVVGVGKGDGGFVESHMVTVVYGCDLVNVSFLNFQALQEDTAKVWTEELFKLATNILSQNASRVTFLLKAYTKLKLQLVQDKIPVKNFLKMFSDKKRVETALEQCGLITNKAEVVKPEDLTWEKFQTFLTTLCLRPEIERIFVELGSKGKPFLSLDQMLDFLNRRQRDSRLNEVLYPPLKKDQVRQLMEHYEPNAAPLERDQIPLLCFSRYLEGEDNSIVPPERLDIIDDMTQPLSHYFINSSHNTYLTVGQLTGLSSVEMYRQVLLTGCRCIELDCWKGRPPEEEPYITHGFTMTTEIPFKEVIEAIAESAFKTSPYPLILSFENHVDSAKQQAKMAEYCRTIFGDALLIEPLEKFPLVPGHPLPSPQDLLGKILIKNKKKHQHRASGAGSARRRTVDGGDTAEHASPNNDCPLNDGEMGQVMSNGEDKLTERMFKDGPRKSIDRGDGESEDEEEEEPVTEPKKPNSDEGTASSEVNATEEMSNLVNYVEPVKFKSFEVSRKRNKYYEMSSLVETKGMDILKGSPIEFVEYNKKQLSRIYPRGTRVDSSNYMPQIFWNVGCQMVALNFQTLDLPMQLNMGVFEYNGHSGYLLKPEFMRRTDKHFDPFTENIVDGIVANTIKIKVISGQFLSDKKVGVYVEVDMFGLPVDTKRKFRTKTSANNSLDPVWDDETCVFNKVVLPTLASLRVAVFEENGKFIGHRILPVSAIRPGYHYICLKNELNQPLLLPSLLVYTEVQDYIPNEHQECVEALINPIKHLDQRERQLAALMEDNNERVQEKPEEKEKTDVYPQSDRDFSLPTPPLPVPVPDVLSPPGPGLKEDLIAAVLADIQPQSIEELKQQKAYLKLLKKQCKELKELRKKHLRKIWSMSKEQRSHSSQLHSDTQRRRSQMEKKLKSSLKKNEPQEPMQMQLSALDVELEKQTVKLREWQMQELLKLRQSQHQLEREKKKVHLKESSQKLQETAQECQQAQLKKLKDICEKEKKELQKMLDRKRHNSISEAKNREREKVEAELNEINRKHIAESVSSIRKLEVAQKQRQEKLTVRHHEILQRIEEDLPLLQSQLEKDMDAELQSLPEEIRQYLQGELESKGLRNDALLSSLSNNDSPSSGPPSNSSTPPFHSPNRSWLGGGSLDNSTASLVDSSSSSTPVMSEAELTSA, from the exons gaGGTGGACATACTGGACATCAGTCTGATCAGGGACACCAGGACGGGGAAATTTGCGAAACTGGCGAGG GACCCACGGGTGCGGGACGTGGTGGGGGTTGGGAAGGGGGACGGGGGGTTCGTCGAGTCCCACATGGTCACGGTGGTCTATGGCTGTGACCTGGTCAACGTTTCCTTCCTCAACTTCCAGGCCCTGCAGGAGGACACTGCTAAG GTCTGGACGGAGGAGCTTTTTAAACTGGCCACAAACATcctgtcccagaatgcctcCCGCGTCACCTTCCTTCTGAAAGC ATACACCAAGTTGAAGCTGCAGCTGGTTCAAGACAAAATTCCAGTGAAGAA TTTCCTGAAGATGTTCTCTGATAAGAAGCGTGTGGAGACGGCCTTGGAACAGTGTGGCCTAATCACCAACAAG GCCGAGGTGGTCAAGCCGGAAGACCTGACCTGGGAAAAGTTCCAGACCTTTCTCACCACCCTGTGTCTGAGGCCCGAGATCGAGCGCATCTTCGTGGAGCT CGGGTCCAAGGGGAAGCCCTTCCTGTCTCTGGATCAGATGCTGGACTTCCTCAACCGGCGCCAGCGAGACTCGCGCCTGAACGAGGTGCTGTACCCGCCGCTGAAGAAGGACCAGGTGCGCCAGCTGATGGAGCACTACGAGCCCAACGCCGCCCCGCTGGAGAGAG acCAGATCCCTCTGTTGTGCTTCAGTCGGTATCTGGAAGGAGAGGACAACTCCATCGTTCCCCCAGAGAGGCTGGATATCATTGATGACATGACCCAGCCCCTCTCACACTACTTCATCAACTCCTCACACAACACGTACCTCACAG TGGGGCAGTTGACAGGGCTGTCGTCGGTGGAGATGTACAGGCAGGTGCTGCTGACGGGCTGCCGCTGCATAGAGCTGGACTGCTGGAAGGGCCGCCCCCCGGAGGAGGAGCCCTACATCACCCACGGCTTCACCATGACGACGGAAATCCCCTTCAAG GAGGTGATCGAGGCCATCGCGGAGAGCGCCTTCAAGACTTCGCCGTATCCTCTCATCCTCTCCTTCGAGAACCACGTGGACTC TGCCAAGCAGCAGGCAAAGATGGCGGAATACTGCCGCACCATATTTGGAGATGCCCTGCTCATTGAGCCTTTGGAGAAGTTCCCA CTGGTGCCAGGCCACCCTCTGCCCTCGCCTCAGGACCTGCTGGGCAAGATCCTCATTAAGAACAAGAAGAAGCATCAGCACCGGGCGTCCGGCGCGGGCAGTGCCAGGCGCAGGACGGTCGACGGGGGCGACACCGCTGAGCACGCCTCCCCGAATAACG ATTGCCCACTGAATGATGGGGAGATGGGCCAGGTGATGTCTAATGGGGAGGATAAGCTGACGGAAAGGATGTTCAAAGATGGACCTCGCAAGTCTATCG ATCGAGGGGATGGTGAGAgcgaggatgaggaagaggaagagccaGTGACGGAACCCAAGAAGCCCAACAGTGATGAG GGCACAGCTAGCAGTGAGGTGAACGCCACTGAGGAGATGTCCAACCTGGTGAACTACGTTGAGCCCGTCAAATTCAAGAGCTTTGAGGTGTCCCGCA AGAGGAACAAGTACTATGAGATGTCCTCTTTAGTAGAAACGAAAGGCATGGACATTCTGAAAGGTTCCCCCATCGAGTTTGTGGA ATACAATAAGAAGCAGTTGAGCCGTATTTACCCCAGGGGCACCAGGGTGGATTCTTCAAACTACATGCCCCAGATCTTCTGGAATGTTGGCTGTCAGATGGTGGCGCTGAACTTCCAAACCCTTG ACCTGCCGATGCAGCTCAATATGGGCGTGTTTGAGTACAACGGCCACAGCGGCTACCTCCTCAAGCCGGAGTTCATGAgacgcacagacaaacacttTGACCCCTTCACCGAGAACATCGTGGATGGCATCGTTGCCAACACAATCAAGATCAAG GTGATCTCGGGCCAGTTTCTCAGTGATAAGAAGGTGGGGGTGTATGTGGAAGTGGACATGTTTGGACTGCCTGTTGACACCAAGAGGAAATTCCGCACCAAGACCTCTGCCAACAACTCGCTGGACCCCGTGTGGGACGACGAGACCTGCGTCTTCAACAAG GTGGTGCTGCCGACTCTGGCCTCCCTGAGAGTGGCCGTGTTTGAAGAAAACGGCAAATTCATCGGCCATCGCATCCTGCCCGTCTCTGCCATCCGACCAG GTTATCACTACATCTGCCTGAAGAATGAGCTGAACCAGCCCCTCTTGCTGCCCTCCCTGCTGGTGTACACGGAGGTCCAGGACTACATACCCAACGAGCACCAGG agtgtgTTGAGGCCCTGATTAACCCTATCAAACACCTggaccagagagagaggcagctggCTGCACTAATGGAGGACAACAATGAG CGTGTGCAGGAGAAGCCAGAGGAAAAGGAGAAAACGGATGTGTACCCACAATCTGACAGAGATTTTTcgctgcccacccccccactccctgtgCCTGTCCCTGATGTTCTCAGCCCCCCAGGACCGG GACTGAAAGAAGACCTGATTGCGGCAGTATTAGCAG ACATCCAGCCTCAGTCGATAGAGGAGCTCAAACAGCAGAAGGCCTACCTGAAGCTGCTGAAGAAACAGTGCAAGGAGCTGAAGGAGCTTCGTAAGAAGCACCTGAGGAAG ATCTGGTCCATGAGCAAAGAGCAGCGCAGCCACAGCAGCCAGCTGCACTCGGACACGCAGAGGAGACGCAGCCAGATGGAGAAGAAACTCAAGAGCAGCCTCAAGAAGAA CGAGCCCCAGGAGCCGATGCAGATGCAGCTGTCTGCACTGGACgtggagctggagaagcagaCGGTGAAGCTCAGAGAGTGGCAGATGCAGGAGCTGCTGAAGCTCAGGCAGTCACAGCAccagctagagagagagaagaagaaggtgcACCTGAAAGAG tcctCCCAGAAGCTGCAGGAGACGGCACAGGAGTGTCAGCAGGCCCAGCTGAAGAAACTCAAGGACATCTGTGAGAA GGAGAAGAAGGAACTGCAGAAGATGCTGGACAGGAAACGGCACAACAGCATCAGCGAGGCCAAGAACAGGGAGCGGGAGAAGGTCGAGGC ggAGCTGAATGAGATCAACAGGAAGCACATTGCCGAGTCGGTCTCCTCCATTCGCAAA CTGGAGGTGGCTCAGAAGCAGAGGCAGGAGAAGCTGACCGTGCGGCACCACGAGATCCTGCAGCGCATCGAGGAAGATCTTCCGCTG CTGCAGTCCCAGCTGGAGAAAGACATGGACGCTGAGCTGCAGAGCCTTCCGGAGGAAATCCGCCAgtacctgcagggggagctggaGAGCAAGGGGCTGCGAAATGATGCCCTCCTCAGCTCACTGTCCAATAATGACAGCCCCAGCTCCGGGCCTCCCTCCAACAGCAGCACGCCCCCATTCCACTCACCCAATCGCAGCTGGCTCGGGGGCGGGAGCCTGGACAATAGCACCGCCTCATTGGTGGATTCTTCCTCCTCTAGCACGCCAGTCATGTCGGAGGCAGAGCTTACATCAGCATAG